TGAATATTGAAAATATACCATTTTTGAATTggccatttaaaaaatatatatattgttgaaCCTAATATACTCTACAGGTATATCAAAGTTCCAGAGTGGGATAGTTTTAAAGTTATGTCCCATTTCACGTAGAGAAATTGGCGTAGTAGGAAATCATAGCCCTCCTGATTTGCACATCCTGCAAATCAGGGGTCTACGCTGATCTTTTTTTTATTACTCGGAGCCTGTGTACACCTAGGTTGAAAAATGTAGGTATACAATTAAAACTATTTGAGATATTAAAGCTATAATCCTTCATTTTTTCTAGGCTCACTGGTGTGGCGCCTAAATAAAAATGCCAGGTCACACAGCAAGACATTTAGGTGAAtatgtgagtaaaatggtcacacTGTAGAGCCTGACAGGGAGACCAATCATAACTCTAAAAAGTAGAATAGATACCACTGTGGAACTTTGATGTGGCCGTGTAGAGTATATACTGTTCAACAATATATTGAAACCGTAGTCAAATCAAAATGTGACTATTTTCAATATTCTTGTTTATATTTTTCAATATTCATTAATTTATGTAAGAAAACTTATTGAAATTAAAATACTACTCATATTCCATAGCAAGCGGTAAATCTTTATATGACACCAATTTTTGCTTTGAAAtgcctacagatgaaacattagACTCTTAAAGGAGGCCTGGGTAAGGCCAAAATGTCACAAATGTTCCATCTTCAATTAATTATTTCTCAATTATGTGTTAagatacaaatgtaaaaaatatgtaAACAATCCTTCTTCCAAAGGACCCTTCTATGGATTAGGCCTAGATTTTGTGAAAATCCCCAAAAATGGTGGTCTTGTTTTGTTATAGTTTCATAAGGAATCACCCATATTGCTGATATGCATCCATCCTTTCAGATGTACTATAAGTGCCTAGAGGGGTGATGTTTTACTTTGGAATCAAGCAAAAGACTCAAAGAAATCTGGTGAGTTTTACCTTCAGTTGCTCTTGATTCCTAAGGTTCATGCTCAGGTTATTCAAGGCATTTAGAGTCTGCACTCTGACTTCTGGCACAGGATCTGACAGGAAGCCAGCTATGACGTGAAGGCCCCCAAACTCACGGATGAGATCCTGGGAGGGGGTAGAAAATTACATTGGCTTGTATGTGCAATACTCAGACAGGGCTCAATGATTAAACATGGGTATTTGAATCCCTTAACATATGGTACATTTCAGAAATATTACACCAATTGAATATAACAAGAAAATACAGATCTGCCACTAAAGAGTAATGACACTGCTAGAAAGCCAAACATGTGAATTGGAAAATTATCATTTGAAACCTTTTCACAGTAGTTTGAATTGAGGCAACAGACAAGCTTTAGAGAAGCCTGTCTCACCTGGTTTACAGTGAAGGCAGCAGTATTTCCTAAAGTGATGAGGATCTGGGCTCTGTCAGAGGGGTTGGGGCTGCCCTGAAGAAGTGACAGGAGCATCTTCAGGTGTTGTGGCTCCAGGCTCCCAGGTGATCTAGAGATGATGTCACCTGAGGAAGAGAAGCAATGTCTTAAACTGGCCAAATGCTTGTAGACAACAGGACATACAGTACTCTTCCCATGAATCACTAGTTACTCAAGCTAGCTGGCAAGTTCGCTGGCATGTTTGTCAACAGCAAAACAAGATCATGCGGTCAACAATGCTAGCTAGTCACCTAGCTGACTAGCAGCAACCTTTTCAACACATATGTAAGctgcatgttagctagctagcggacAAAACATGCCAATCGAGGTTAAGAATAATGATTTATGCTCAACCACGGCACCGCACGAATTTACTAGTTACCTAGCTAAGTATATATAAGACGTTCTATAATCTATTCTACACGATCATTAATGATTTAAACAAACCGACTAGCTAGCTTAGCTAACTAAAGACTTGGTAACGTAAACTTGACAAAATGACAGTCTCAGTTGGCTGGTTAGTTTATTggctagctagccaacgttaccTCGCTAGCTAATGTGCTTACTTGATGCAACATCCACGGCCTGACTTTCGCCTCCACGAACCACATCCAACCCGGACACCTTAGCTAACAAGCTCCCTGGCTGCAGAACTATACCACCGGGTGAGTTATTCTTGGGGCCATGACTTTCGCTGTAGGCACTTTTTTTATTTTCCTTGAAGCTAGTTACACTGAGAAGTTTATAAATCCCGTAGGAGGCTCCAGCCCCGGCGACTATCCCAAGCAAAGCCTTCATACTACCGAACTTGGGTATGACACTGCCATCGCCCATGCTGGAAATTCAGTGAAACGCATGAACAGATATTCAAATACTAAATACAGATCTTTAAAGTAAATCATCTAGCCAAACTAAAGATTATGACGAATTTAACTCATTTTGCACACACGCTACGAGCTAGGTTGAAGATGACAATTGCCCAGCTGCTTTCACGGGAGTTCCTTGTTCATGAGTTTCAAGTATGTGTTGTTGGCGATCCAGAGTATGGGggagtgggtgtgtcgaaaggaGGGGAGTATCTAAAATTGACTGTTAAAGCTCACCAAAGTCACCTTACCACGAGAGTTTGGACTTCTGTTTATAAGCCAGAGGATGAGTCTGAGTCGTATTTCACTTAGTTTTACACAAATAAGTGTACATTTTCAGGTATaattggggaggcaggtagcctagtggttagaacgttgaatccctgagctgacaagctaagaatctgttgttctgcccctgaacaacgcagttaacccactgttcctaggccgtcattgtaaataagtatttgttcttaactgacttgcctagttaaataaaggtaaaataaatctaATACAATCAGATAAGatacagcaggggttcaaactgtagaacccagttcttacatttgaatataaaaatagatttttatcaaactatgctacattttatctctgggaccctcaagATTACTAAAAATAAGTACGCTATTtatcttcagaggtgaatgtatcaaaccagatGCCgtgataatatatattatatatcaatgatgtcgctcttgctgcgggtgattacctgatctacctctacgcagacgacaccattctgtatacatctggcccttctttggacactgtgttaactaacctccaaacgagcttcaatgccattccacactccttctgtggcccccaactgctcttaaacgctagtaaaaaccaaatgcatgcttttcaaccgttcgcaaCCCGcacccgcctgactagcatcactactctggacggttctgacttagaatatgtggacaactacaaatacctaggtgtctggctagactgtaaactctccttccagactcatgttaaacatctccaatccaaaatcaaatctagaatcgtctttctatttcacaacaaagcctccttcactcacgctccttcactcacgctgccaaacttaccctagaaaaactgactatcctaccgatcctcgacttcggtgatgtcatctacaaaatagcttccaaatactctactcagcaaactggatgcagtctatcacagtgccatccgttttgttaccaaagcccctataccacccaccactgcgacctgtatgctcttgtcgtctggccctcgctacatattcgtcgccagacccactggctccaggtcatctataagtctatgctagtgtagccgatgtgaaatggctagctagttagcggtggtgcgtgcCAGTGGCGTTTcagtcggtgacgtcacttgctctgagaccttgaagtaatggttccccttgctctgcaagggccacagcttttgtggagcgatgggtaacgatgcttcgagggtaaCTGTTGTTTGTGTGCAGAGCgaccctggttcgcgcccaggtcggggcgaTGGGACGGACttaaagtctatactgttacactaggtaaagctccgccttatctcagctcactggtcacgataacaacatccacccgtagcacgcgctcctgcAGGTATATCACATTGGTCatccaacacctcctttggccgcctttccttccagttctctgctgccagtggctggatctaattgcaaaaatcgctgaagctggagacttatatttccctcactaactttaaacatcagctatctgagcagctaaccgatcgctgcagctgtacatagtccatctgtaaatagcccacccaatctacctacctcatccccatattgtttttatttacctttctgctcttatgcacaccagtatcttcacttgcacatcatcatctgctcatttatcactccagtgttaatctgctaaattgtaatctctactatggcctatttattgcctacctcctcacgccatttgcacacacactgtatatagactttttttctattgtgttattgactgtacgcttgtttataccatgtgtaactctgtgttgttctttgtgtcgcactgctttgctttatcttggccaggtcgcagttgtaaatgagaacttgttctcaactagtttacctggttaaataaaggtgaaatttaaacatttaaaagaattaagtgttttgttgttgtgcactctcctcaaacatggcatttttttcactgtaatagctactgtaaattggacactgcagttacattaacaagaatgtaagctttctgcccataccagacatgtctatgtcctggaaagttggctgttacttacaatgtcattctagtcacattaccGTACGTTAGCAACAACCGTCCCGGTGTAGGGATACCGATCCCGTAAAGGTTAATTGGCTTCAATGCACTGAGTCTTCACCAATGAGATGCTTTGAAGCCACGGGTTGGTCAAATTGACAgtcttcagaaaagcaaaacatgtctatgtcctggaaagttggcTGTTACTTAAAAGGGGGTAGCTGCCTACCAATATGGCGACCGGAGTATGGA
This is a stretch of genomic DNA from Oncorhynchus nerka isolate Pitt River linkage group LG25, Oner_Uvic_2.0, whole genome shotgun sequence. It encodes these proteins:
- the armc10 gene encoding armadillo repeat-containing protein 10, translating into MGDGSVIPKFGSMKALLGIVAGAGASYGIYKLLSVTSFKENKKSAYSESHGPKNNSPGGIVLQPGSLLAKVSGLDVVRGGESQAVDVASSDIISRSPGSLEPQHLKMLLSLLQGSPNPSDRAQILITLGNTAAFTVNQDLIREFGGLHVIAGFLSDPVPEVRVQTLNALNNLSMNLRNQEQLKVYVAQVLELIEMSPVNSDLQMAALRLLTNLSVTDDHHQLLRGSITLLLSLLVVSNQVLQIQVLKVLVNLSSNPDMMDDIVQAQAPAAVVLLFDVRTSSAVLLRLLMFAGNLKAWRPSAQVAEALRRRQDGLYRVLLDESSQLQSKLIQLLSHPDGEVRAQVARVLL